The nucleotide window AGCTTTCAAGATGTACATTTCCTTGCTAAGCTGACATGTGTCTAACTATATGTGGTCCTAGTTAATCTTTGTACTTCCTCCATTTTTTTAATATATGACGTTTGGAAGAAGCTAACTAAACTTCCTTGCTGGTGATGTGCCTTTCCTCTTGGTGAATTGTTGTTTGAAAGGTTGTTGGTGGCTTTCTGGCTTACCTCTTGAATCTTGATCCCACCAAAGCATCGTCTTTCCTTCCAGCTTTTGCAGATTAGTGCAATCTACGACAATTTCTACCACTAGATTTGGGCTCTGGCAGGCGTATTTGATTTGATAAGATTTATTAGCTGTTCAAATGGTCTGCTATGGCACTTTCTTCTTTGAGTTCTTCTTGCTGCTTGCTcctttggtgtgtggattttaaGCATGAAATAGGAACTGTATATATGCTGTGCTCAATTAAGCTGTTGCCAAAGTACAAAGTGATGCTGCTAAGCAAAGCGAGGTGGGTGATAAGGCAGCGCTCAATGAGCCTATTCTGTTCTTTTGGGGTTTCTTTTTGCTCTTGGGCTTGTCATGTCCTGAACCTGGTTTGTGTTGTACAGCTTTCAAGATGTATATTTTCTTTTGCTAAACTAATATGTATGAACTAGATCTGACCAGTTCAAACTGGGTCTGATTGAAACTTGTTGCTGCCAGGGTCTAGTCAAACTGGGTTTCTAACTAGTGCAAACTGAGTTCTAACTAGTTCAAGATCTGGTTGGAACCTGTTGCAACTAGTGCTGGACCTGCTGCCATGCTGCTAGCTACCTGCAAGCAAATAGATACAGAcagtagctatcttcaatttttAGGAACTAGGTTTCTAACTAGTGCTGGAACTGGGTCTTTGTAGGATGACTACCTTGCTGCTGTTAAGAGGATAGAATGTGCAAACGAAGAGGATGGAGACGGTGCAGACATGGAAGTGAATGGGCATGAGGTTGAGCAACAACAATATTTGAATGGAAAGGCGCTATATGATGTGTCTAGTGGTGCCCCAAGAAAGCATGGGCGTCTTGCCATAGCAAATGGTGCGGTTAAGTCTTCAGATGTCAGGGCAGCCAGAAGGGAAATAGGTGTGCGTCCATCAAATTTAGTGACTATGCAAAACATGTCTCGAGAAATGAAAGAGCTACGTCATGCAAATGGAAGGCTACAACGAGAGAATCGTGATAAGGACAACGCACTGCAGCAAAACAAAGTTCTTGTAGGCTTGGTACTGGTATGTGCAATGCTCTTGTAAATAATTCACCAGTATTATATGTGAATTATCTAATGATTTAAATTTGAAATATCTGTGCTTACAATACACTTGTAGAACCTTTACCAGGAGACAGGAAGGGTTGTACTAGAAGAAGCGTTACGACACTTGTCCGCTACACAAGCAATTGTGAGTATATCTTCATTCCACCATGAACATGTTTTGTAGCTGTCATATCCATCACTTAGAGATTTTAATATGGAAAGGAAGTAGAATCTGATTAGTATTTTGTGGGGTACTATTCAGAATGTCAACACACAGTGCAGCAGTGAGGAAGTGGCCTCATGTTGATTGTTGTATAGCTACTGCAGTAAATCTGCATGAATATTGCAGTGAAAAAGTGGCCTTATGTTGGTTGTAATATTTCACACCTTGATTCTCTTGTTTCTCTTTTTGGCTGCTGCTTCTGTCTTTTGGGTACTGATACTTTAGATGGTTCCTGGCATTATTTAGTTGGTACTGGCTTGTACCTCTAGATAAGGAGGAGATGTTTGGCTACTTGATTTGGAACATGCACATGAGCATTATATTTTTTTGGGAGATGTATTGAAGTGGTAATTAACCTTCAAGGCATCGCAAGCATTTTATCGACATGTTGCTCTGCCTTATTCTCATGTCAGTGATGTCATATGATGTTTTTGCTATGGGGGCATCGAGCTGACATTTGTATGCATGATTGACTTCTCTAGTGGGATGGTAATGTACTTTGATAGATCAATTTAGTACTATGCAAAATTCAGTTATGGGAAGCACACTGTTGTAGGCTCACATGGGTATATTATCACACAAATCCTAATAGCCTTGTTGTGCATTTCAAGATGAAAGCGTTGTGGATCCTTCACTTTTCTGCATTCCACTTACTGTAACTTTGTTCACATTCAGGCAACTGGGTCTTCTCATGCTGCCTCAGAATCTGCCAACAATACTAATGATGTTGGCCACACCAATGGGGATCTTCATGTTGCAAACGTTGACAACAAACAAGGTTCCGACAACAATGGCGATCATGCATCGATAATGTGATGGTTGTGTTTAGTTGCAAAATATGGATGTGATGGTGGTTTCTTCTTTTGTAGAGTTGTGCTTTTGCACATTAAC belongs to Miscanthus floridulus cultivar M001 unplaced genomic scaffold, ASM1932011v1 fs_212_1_2, whole genome shotgun sequence and includes:
- the LOC136530813 gene encoding uncharacterized protein, which translates into the protein MKSGMKSLDSNGGCGSISSHKAQKRMDDYLAAVKRIECANEEDGDGADMEVNGHEVEQQQYLNGKALYDVSSGAPRKHGRLAIANGAVKSSDVRAARREIGVRPSNLVTMQNMSREMKELRHANGRLQRENRDKDNALQQNKVLVGLVLATGSSHAASESANNTNDVGHTNGDLHVANVDNKQGSDNNGDHASIM